From Dreissena polymorpha isolate Duluth1 chromosome 15, UMN_Dpol_1.0, whole genome shotgun sequence, a single genomic window includes:
- the LOC127860478 gene encoding glucose-6-phosphate exchanger SLC37A2-like isoform X1, translated as MGKEPIGIKLLPSVSRGPTRDVAYKIYILVLTFFCYTCYHLSRKPISIVKSRLYRNCSDPSVSSDERNGTECDWKPFDKSDASALLGGLDLAYLFAYAVGMFCSGHIAERISLRLFMSAGMILTGVFTAAFGLGYFFNIHSFYYYVIVQIFGGLAQSTGWPSVVTCVGNWYGKGKRGLIMGIWNSHTSVGNILGSIIAGAWVDGAWGWSFVVPGIIIASMGVLVFLFLVPEPADVGCTEPASDQGKGNEEIETQNSFSNYKQSFSDDQNSVPVIVTSNGHTHSSQDCSIKNGYCTNEKGEIIGHAIGIGAYFVNGDTIASGKLTHCSEAAVKTQPIINRDDNPKRSEAVSIWRALFIPGVIEFSLCLFFAKLVSYTFLFWLPKYISNKTSYSAEKAGDLSTLMDVGGIAGGIAAGMFSDYTRGKATTCVVMLVLGAPMMFIYNEYGSIDYAHSVGLLLLLGFMVNGPYALITTAVSADLGTHKSLKGNAKALATVTAIIDGTGSVGAALGPLFAGVISKTGWNNVFWMLIGCDILAIVFLVRLVYKEIQLWKLFGCREPLEDNNEEVTVQNR; from the exons ATGGGCAAAGAACCGATAGGGATTAAACTACTGCCTTCAGTTTCACGTGGACCTACAAGAGATGTTGC GTATAAAATCTACATTCTGGTACTTACATTTTTCTGCTACACGTGCTACCACCTCTCACGGAAGCCAATTAGCATTGTGAAG tccAGATTATATCGCAACTGTTCAGACCCTTCAGTTTCTTCTGACGAAAGGAATGGTACAGAGTGTGACTGGAAACCATTTG ATAAGTCTGATGCCTCTGCTCTCCTTGGGGGACTCGATCTGGCCTATCTCTTTGCCTATGCTGTCGGCATGTTCTGCAG TGGTCATATAGCTGAGCGCATAAGCCTGAGACTGTTCATGTCTGCTGGTATGATCCTCACAGGTGTGTTTACTGCTGCTTTCGGCCTTGGATATTTTTTCAACATCCACAGTTTCTACTACTATGTGATTGTACAG atttttggAGGTCTTGCGCAGTCTACTGGGTGGCCAAGTGTTGTGACTTGTGTGGGCAACTGGTACGGCAAAGGAAA GCGTGGTCTGATCATGGGTATCTGGAACTCTCACACGTCAGTGGGGAACATTCTGGGCTCCATTATAGCTGGCGCGTGGGTTGATGGGGCATGGGGTTGGTCCTTCGTGGTGCCCGGCATCATCATTGCATCCATGGGCGTGTTGGTCTTCCTGTTTTTGGTTCCAG AACCCGCTGATGTTGGGTGTACTGAACCTGCTAGTGATCAGGGAAAAGGGAATGAGGAG ATCGAAACGCAGAATTCATTCTCAAATTACAAACAGAGTTTCTCAGATGATCAGAACTCCGTCCCTGTAATTGTAACGTCCAATGGTCACACTCATTCCTCACAAGATTGCAGTATTAAAAATGGCTATTGTACAAATGAAAAAGGCGAGATTATTGGGCATGCCATTGGCATTGGTGCATATTTTGTTAACGGAGACACTATTGCATCTGGGAAACTCACTCATTGTTCTGAGGCTGCTGTGAAG ACGCAACCTATTATTAACAGAGATGACAATCCCAAAAGAAGTGAAGCAGTGTCCATATGGAGAGCCTTGTTTATACCT GGAGTGATAGAATTTTCTCTCTGCCTGTTCTTTGCCAAACTTGTCAGTTACACATTCCTGTTTTGGCTACCAAAGTATATATCCAACAAAA cTAGCTACAGTGCAGAGAAAGCTGGGGATCTGTCAACACTAATGGATGTTGGTGGTATTGCAG GGGGTATAGCGGCAGGCATGTTCTCGGACTACACCCGGGGTAAAGCCACTACCTGCGTGGTCATGTTAGTGCTGGGGGCCCCTATGATGTTCATCTACAACGAGTACGGCAGCATAGACTATGCACATAGTGTCG GCTTGCTGCTTCTGCTGGGATTCATGGTGAACGGCCCATACGCCCTGATCACGACTGCTGTCAGTGCTGACCTGGGCACTCACAAGAGTCTCAAGGGCAACGCCAAGGCCCTCGCCACGGTGACTGCCATTATAGACGGCACCGGCAGTGTAG GTGCAGCCCTAGGTCCACTGTTTGCGGGTGTGATCTCAAAAACTGGCTGGAACAACGTGTTCTGGATGCTGATTGGCTGTGACATTCTAGCCATAGTG ttcttgGTGCGACTGGTTTACAAAGAAATCCAGCTTTGGAAGCTGTTTGGTTGCAGGGAGCCCCTGGAAGATAACAATGAAGAAGTAACTGTACAAAATAGATAG
- the LOC127860478 gene encoding glucose-6-phosphate exchanger SLC37A2-like isoform X2, producing MGKEPIGIKLLPSVSRGPTRDVAYKIYILVLTFFCYTCYHLSRKPISIVKSRLYRNCSDPSVSSDERNGTECDWKPFDKSDASALLGGLDLAYLFAYAVGMFCSGHIAERISLRLFMSAGMILTGVFTAAFGLGYFFNIHSFYYYVIVQIFGGLAQSTGWPSVVTCVGNWYGKGKRGLIMGIWNSHTSVGNILGSIIAGAWVDGAWGWSFVVPGIIIASMGVLVFLFLVPEPADVGCTEPASDQGKGNEEIETQNSFSNYKQSFSDDQNSVPVIVTSNGHTHSSQDCSIKNGYCTNEKGEIIGHAIGIGAYFVNGDTIASGKLTHCSEAAVKTQPIINRDDNPKRSEAVSIWRALFIPGVIEFSLCLFFAKLVSYTFLFWLPKYISNKTSYSAEKAGDLSTLMDVGGIAGGIAAGMFSDYTRGKATTCVVMLVLGAPMMFIYNEYGSIDYAHSVGLLLLLGFMVNGPYALITTAVSADLGTHKSLKGNAKALATVTAIIDGTGSVGAALGPLFAGVISKTGWNNVFWMLIGCDILAIVFLVRLVYKEIKLWKLVGCGPQIDDPSLEV from the exons ATGGGCAAAGAACCGATAGGGATTAAACTACTGCCTTCAGTTTCACGTGGACCTACAAGAGATGTTGC GTATAAAATCTACATTCTGGTACTTACATTTTTCTGCTACACGTGCTACCACCTCTCACGGAAGCCAATTAGCATTGTGAAG tccAGATTATATCGCAACTGTTCAGACCCTTCAGTTTCTTCTGACGAAAGGAATGGTACAGAGTGTGACTGGAAACCATTTG ATAAGTCTGATGCCTCTGCTCTCCTTGGGGGACTCGATCTGGCCTATCTCTTTGCCTATGCTGTCGGCATGTTCTGCAG TGGTCATATAGCTGAGCGCATAAGCCTGAGACTGTTCATGTCTGCTGGTATGATCCTCACAGGTGTGTTTACTGCTGCTTTCGGCCTTGGATATTTTTTCAACATCCACAGTTTCTACTACTATGTGATTGTACAG atttttggAGGTCTTGCGCAGTCTACTGGGTGGCCAAGTGTTGTGACTTGTGTGGGCAACTGGTACGGCAAAGGAAA GCGTGGTCTGATCATGGGTATCTGGAACTCTCACACGTCAGTGGGGAACATTCTGGGCTCCATTATAGCTGGCGCGTGGGTTGATGGGGCATGGGGTTGGTCCTTCGTGGTGCCCGGCATCATCATTGCATCCATGGGCGTGTTGGTCTTCCTGTTTTTGGTTCCAG AACCCGCTGATGTTGGGTGTACTGAACCTGCTAGTGATCAGGGAAAAGGGAATGAGGAG ATCGAAACGCAGAATTCATTCTCAAATTACAAACAGAGTTTCTCAGATGATCAGAACTCCGTCCCTGTAATTGTAACGTCCAATGGTCACACTCATTCCTCACAAGATTGCAGTATTAAAAATGGCTATTGTACAAATGAAAAAGGCGAGATTATTGGGCATGCCATTGGCATTGGTGCATATTTTGTTAACGGAGACACTATTGCATCTGGGAAACTCACTCATTGTTCTGAGGCTGCTGTGAAG ACGCAACCTATTATTAACAGAGATGACAATCCCAAAAGAAGTGAAGCAGTGTCCATATGGAGAGCCTTGTTTATACCT GGAGTGATAGAATTTTCTCTCTGCCTGTTCTTTGCCAAACTTGTCAGTTACACATTCCTGTTTTGGCTACCAAAGTATATATCCAACAAAA cTAGCTACAGTGCAGAGAAAGCTGGGGATCTGTCAACACTAATGGATGTTGGTGGTATTGCAG GGGGTATAGCGGCAGGCATGTTCTCGGACTACACCCGGGGTAAAGCCACTACCTGCGTGGTCATGTTAGTGCTGGGGGCCCCTATGATGTTCATCTACAACGAGTACGGCAGCATAGACTATGCACATAGTGTCG GCTTGCTGCTTCTGCTGGGATTCATGGTGAACGGCCCATACGCCCTGATCACGACTGCTGTCAGTGCTGACCTGGGCACTCACAAGAGTCTCAAGGGCAACGCCAAGGCCCTCGCCACGGTGACTGCCATTATAGACGGCACCGGCAGTGTAG GTGCAGCCCTAGGTCCACTGTTTGCGGGTGTGATCTCAAAAACTGGCTGGAACAACGTGTTCTGGATGCTGATTGGCTGTGACATTCTAGCCATAGTG tttttggTCCGCCTTGTTTATAAGGAAATAAAATTGTGGAAACTAGTCGGTTGCGGACCCCAAATAGATGATCCTTCTCTCGAAGTTTAA
- the LOC127860478 gene encoding glucose-6-phosphate exchanger SLC37A2-like isoform X3, with translation MGKEPIGIKLLPSVSRGPTRDVAYKIYILVLTFFCYTCYHLSRKPISIVKSRLYRNCSDPSVSSDERNGTECDWKPFDKSDASALLGGLDLAYLFAYAVGMFCSGHIAERISLRLFMSAGMILTGVFTAAFGLGYFFNIHSFYYYVIVQIFGGLAQSTGWPSVVTCVGNWYGKGKRGLIMGIWNSHTSVGNILGSIIAGAWVDGAWGWSFVVPGIIIASMGVLVFLFLVPEPADVGCTEPASDQGKGNEETQPIINRDDNPKRSEAVSIWRALFIPGVIEFSLCLFFAKLVSYTFLFWLPKYISNKTSYSAEKAGDLSTLMDVGGIAGGIAAGMFSDYTRGKATTCVVMLVLGAPMMFIYNEYGSIDYAHSVGLLLLLGFMVNGPYALITTAVSADLGTHKSLKGNAKALATVTAIIDGTGSVGAALGPLFAGVISKTGWNNVFWMLIGCDILAIVFLVRLVYKEIQLWKLFGCREPLEDNNEEVTVQNR, from the exons ATGGGCAAAGAACCGATAGGGATTAAACTACTGCCTTCAGTTTCACGTGGACCTACAAGAGATGTTGC GTATAAAATCTACATTCTGGTACTTACATTTTTCTGCTACACGTGCTACCACCTCTCACGGAAGCCAATTAGCATTGTGAAG tccAGATTATATCGCAACTGTTCAGACCCTTCAGTTTCTTCTGACGAAAGGAATGGTACAGAGTGTGACTGGAAACCATTTG ATAAGTCTGATGCCTCTGCTCTCCTTGGGGGACTCGATCTGGCCTATCTCTTTGCCTATGCTGTCGGCATGTTCTGCAG TGGTCATATAGCTGAGCGCATAAGCCTGAGACTGTTCATGTCTGCTGGTATGATCCTCACAGGTGTGTTTACTGCTGCTTTCGGCCTTGGATATTTTTTCAACATCCACAGTTTCTACTACTATGTGATTGTACAG atttttggAGGTCTTGCGCAGTCTACTGGGTGGCCAAGTGTTGTGACTTGTGTGGGCAACTGGTACGGCAAAGGAAA GCGTGGTCTGATCATGGGTATCTGGAACTCTCACACGTCAGTGGGGAACATTCTGGGCTCCATTATAGCTGGCGCGTGGGTTGATGGGGCATGGGGTTGGTCCTTCGTGGTGCCCGGCATCATCATTGCATCCATGGGCGTGTTGGTCTTCCTGTTTTTGGTTCCAG AACCCGCTGATGTTGGGTGTACTGAACCTGCTAGTGATCAGGGAAAAGGGAATGAGGAG ACGCAACCTATTATTAACAGAGATGACAATCCCAAAAGAAGTGAAGCAGTGTCCATATGGAGAGCCTTGTTTATACCT GGAGTGATAGAATTTTCTCTCTGCCTGTTCTTTGCCAAACTTGTCAGTTACACATTCCTGTTTTGGCTACCAAAGTATATATCCAACAAAA cTAGCTACAGTGCAGAGAAAGCTGGGGATCTGTCAACACTAATGGATGTTGGTGGTATTGCAG GGGGTATAGCGGCAGGCATGTTCTCGGACTACACCCGGGGTAAAGCCACTACCTGCGTGGTCATGTTAGTGCTGGGGGCCCCTATGATGTTCATCTACAACGAGTACGGCAGCATAGACTATGCACATAGTGTCG GCTTGCTGCTTCTGCTGGGATTCATGGTGAACGGCCCATACGCCCTGATCACGACTGCTGTCAGTGCTGACCTGGGCACTCACAAGAGTCTCAAGGGCAACGCCAAGGCCCTCGCCACGGTGACTGCCATTATAGACGGCACCGGCAGTGTAG GTGCAGCCCTAGGTCCACTGTTTGCGGGTGTGATCTCAAAAACTGGCTGGAACAACGTGTTCTGGATGCTGATTGGCTGTGACATTCTAGCCATAGTG ttcttgGTGCGACTGGTTTACAAAGAAATCCAGCTTTGGAAGCTGTTTGGTTGCAGGGAGCCCCTGGAAGATAACAATGAAGAAGTAACTGTACAAAATAGATAG